The Ideonella dechloratans genome includes a window with the following:
- a CDS encoding glucokinase codes for MASPIAPRLLADIGGTYARFALEREPGVYSDRHNLRCADYPDFLSALQAYLAQVDARDIRLGAIAIANPVEGDQVRMTNYPWRFSIEAARRAVGFDTLLVVNDFTALAMGLPHLEASQVRQIGGGQSRERSVIGLLGAGTGLGVSGLIPVEDGWVSLASEGGHVAFAPQNPRELSVLEYAWRQYAHVSAERLISASGIELIYRALGSRSQHGPDPLAAPEITRRALAGEDPLAVETIDMFCEMFGTVAANLAVTLGAYGGIYISGGIVPRLGEYFDRSGFRARFEAKGRFSTLVAHIPTFVITSDSDTMAGTSAILDAQLRRQSGGSSLLERVRQTRTTLSGAEQRVADWVLANPRSALSDPIVDIAREAGVSQPTVVRFCRSMGCSGLSDFKLKLASGLTSTIPVSHTQVKRTDSTHELGAKVLDNTAAAVLKARDEINADAVQRAIDMLLTARRVDFYAVGQYSIVATDAQYKFLRFGVPTAAYTDPRVQQLAAAVLGPGDVMVAISGSGKVEELQGAVETALARGARVIALAPSHAPLAKRATLAITVDHTEDVATQMPMISRILHLALVDVLAVGVAMRRSAMQPAGTPALPAPGARGGKAGNAEAPDYARMTSHAR; via the coding sequence ATGGCCTCTCCCATCGCCCCCCGTCTGCTCGCCGACATCGGCGGCACCTACGCCCGCTTCGCGCTCGAACGTGAACCGGGTGTCTACAGCGACCGCCACAACCTGCGGTGCGCGGACTACCCCGATTTCCTCTCGGCCCTGCAGGCCTACCTGGCCCAGGTCGATGCGCGCGACATCCGACTGGGCGCCATCGCCATTGCCAACCCGGTCGAGGGCGATCAGGTGCGCATGACGAACTACCCCTGGCGGTTTTCCATCGAGGCCGCGCGACGCGCCGTCGGCTTCGACACGCTGCTGGTGGTCAACGACTTCACCGCGCTGGCCATGGGCCTGCCCCATCTGGAGGCCAGCCAGGTGCGGCAGATCGGCGGCGGACAGAGCCGCGAACGCAGCGTCATCGGGCTGCTCGGCGCCGGCACCGGCCTGGGGGTCTCGGGGCTCATTCCGGTGGAGGACGGCTGGGTGTCCCTGGCCTCCGAAGGCGGTCACGTCGCGTTCGCGCCCCAGAACCCGCGCGAACTCAGCGTGCTGGAGTACGCCTGGCGCCAGTACGCGCACGTCTCGGCCGAGCGCCTGATCTCCGCCTCGGGCATCGAGCTGATCTACCGCGCGCTGGGCTCACGCTCGCAGCACGGCCCCGATCCGCTGGCCGCCCCGGAGATCACCCGCCGCGCGCTGGCCGGCGAAGACCCGCTGGCGGTCGAGACCATCGACATGTTCTGCGAGATGTTCGGCACCGTGGCGGCCAACCTGGCGGTGACGCTGGGGGCCTATGGCGGCATCTACATCAGCGGCGGCATCGTGCCGCGCCTGGGCGAGTACTTCGACCGCTCGGGCTTTCGCGCGCGCTTCGAGGCCAAGGGCCGGTTTTCCACCCTGGTGGCCCACATCCCGACCTTCGTCATCACCTCCGACAGCGACACGATGGCGGGCACGTCGGCCATCCTGGACGCGCAGCTGCGCCGCCAGAGCGGCGGCTCCAGTCTGCTCGAACGGGTGCGCCAGACCCGCACGACCCTGTCCGGGGCCGAACAGCGGGTGGCCGACTGGGTGCTGGCCAACCCGCGCAGCGCGCTGTCCGATCCGATCGTCGACATCGCCCGCGAGGCCGGCGTGAGCCAGCCCACGGTGGTTCGCTTCTGCCGCTCCATGGGCTGCTCCGGCCTGTCGGATTTCAAGCTCAAGCTGGCCTCGGGGCTGACGTCCACCATCCCGGTGTCGCACACCCAGGTCAAGCGCACCGACTCCACCCATGAACTCGGGGCCAAGGTGCTGGACAACACGGCCGCCGCCGTGCTGAAGGCCCGCGACGAGATCAACGCCGATGCGGTGCAGCGCGCCATTGACATGCTGCTGACTGCACGCCGCGTGGACTTCTACGCCGTGGGTCAGTACAGCATCGTCGCCACCGATGCGCAGTACAAGTTCCTGCGCTTCGGCGTGCCCACCGCCGCCTACACCGACCCTCGGGTGCAGCAGCTGGCCGCGGCCGTGCTGGGGCCAGGCGATGTGATGGTGGCGATCTCGGGCAGCGGCAAGGTCGAGGAACTGCAGGGCGCGGTCGAGACCGCGCTGGCCCGCGGTGCGCGCGTCATCGCGCTGGCCCCCAGCCATGCCCCGCTGGCCAAGCGGGCCACGCTGGCCATCACCGTCGACCACACCGAGGACGTCGCCACGCAGATGCCGATGATCAGCCGCATCCTGCACCTGGCCCTGGTGGATGTGCTGGCCGTGGGCGTGGCCATGCGGCGCAGCGCCATGCAGCCCGCGGGCACCCCCGCCCTGCCTGCGCCGGGCGCGCGCGGCGGCAAGGCCGGCAACGCCGAGGCGCCGGACTACGCACGCATGACCTCCCACGCCCGCTAG
- the glk gene encoding glucokinase, protein MREPLSIDSFPWLVADIGGTNARFGLVQEPGGPVAHVETLKGSDHPSPQAAALAYLDTVTARTGERPRPRQAALALACAIQGDTARMTNSAWVVSRETLIRTLGVEQVLLLNDFEALALALPQLSAADVTLFGGPARPDAAAPMAVVGPGTGLGVSTCVPVGQGRWVALAAEGGHVTVAAADEVEAEVLRLLRREFAHVSAERVLSGLGLPLLHRALCTVRGTPPETLSPEQISHRALVEREAAALATLDVFCSMLGTFAGNVALTVGARGGVFIAGGIAQKIADHLVGSRFRERFEAKGRFESYQAGIATGLVTAPHVALTGAAQGIAHALRQSDPGGG, encoded by the coding sequence ATGCGCGAGCCGCTCTCCATCGATTCCTTTCCCTGGCTGGTCGCAGACATCGGCGGGACGAATGCGCGCTTCGGCCTGGTGCAGGAGCCGGGCGGGCCGGTGGCCCATGTCGAAACGCTGAAGGGCTCGGACCATCCGTCGCCCCAGGCCGCGGCGTTGGCCTACCTGGACACCGTGACCGCGCGCACGGGCGAGCGGCCCCGCCCGCGGCAGGCCGCGCTGGCGCTGGCCTGCGCCATCCAGGGCGACACGGCGCGCATGACCAACAGCGCCTGGGTCGTGTCCCGCGAGACCCTGATCCGCACCCTGGGCGTCGAGCAGGTGCTGCTGCTCAACGACTTCGAGGCCCTGGCCCTGGCGCTGCCGCAGTTGTCCGCCGCGGACGTGACCTTGTTCGGCGGTCCCGCCCGGCCCGATGCCGCCGCGCCGATGGCCGTGGTCGGCCCCGGGACCGGCCTGGGCGTGTCCACCTGCGTGCCGGTGGGGCAGGGCCGCTGGGTCGCGCTGGCCGCCGAAGGCGGTCACGTCACGGTGGCTGCGGCCGATGAGGTGGAGGCCGAGGTGCTGCGTTTGCTGCGCCGTGAATTCGCCCATGTGTCGGCCGAGCGGGTGCTCTCTGGCCTGGGCCTGCCGCTGCTGCACCGGGCCTTGTGCACGGTCCGCGGCACGCCGCCCGAAACACTCAGTCCGGAGCAGATCAGCCATCGCGCCCTGGTGGAGCGCGAGGCCGCCGCCCTGGCCACCCTCGATGTCTTCTGCTCGATGCTGGGCACCTTCGCCGGCAACGTCGCCCTGACCGTGGGCGCACGTGGCGGCGTGTTCATTGCCGGCGGCATCGCCCAGAAGATCGCGGACCACCTGGTCGGCTCGCGCTTTCGCGAGCGCTTCGAAGCCAAGGGCCGCTTCGAAAGCTACCAGGCCGGCATTGCCACCGGCCTGGTCACCGCCCCACACGTCGCTCTGACCGGCGCGGCGCAGGGCATCGCACACGCATTGCGCCAGTCTGATCCGGGAGGCGGCTGA
- a CDS encoding maltoporin: protein MMKRKMLKLLPVAAAMTLVGLSAQAFEFHGYLRSGGGSTLGKNGGQTCFQLPGAYSKYRLGNECETYAELAADQDLFEGKDGVKFVYHGRLAYISDQQQDFESFKGNGRDAALRENWIEAKELPFAGGGTVWAGKRFYERNDVHINDFYYWDTSGYGAGIQDVKLGDTLKFSYALFRNGNSSESATTRHDFRLGGIGLGGYGDLTVGLQLNTADATSAAKAAGQDNGGQAITVQHFMGGVLGGFNKFAVQWGKGSARNLVFAYPDNGQDEASKTFRVVEMLQWQINPSFSGMATFVHQDQKDNYKWTSFGVRPVWHVSDYFKVQAEYGYDQVTPTSGDDINRQTRRLSKFTIAPTIVAGRGFWARPELRLFYTYAKWNDAARDLWGGVAGGTSGRFGSDTNGSTIGFQVESWW, encoded by the coding sequence ATGATGAAGCGCAAGATGTTGAAGCTGCTGCCCGTGGCCGCAGCGATGACGCTGGTGGGCCTGTCGGCCCAGGCGTTCGAGTTCCACGGTTACCTGCGTTCCGGCGGCGGCAGCACGCTGGGCAAGAACGGTGGCCAGACCTGCTTCCAGCTGCCCGGTGCCTACTCCAAGTACCGCCTGGGCAACGAGTGCGAGACCTATGCCGAGCTGGCCGCCGACCAGGACCTCTTCGAGGGCAAGGACGGCGTGAAGTTCGTCTACCACGGCCGCCTGGCCTACATCTCGGACCAGCAGCAGGACTTCGAGAGCTTCAAGGGCAACGGCCGTGATGCCGCACTGCGCGAGAACTGGATCGAAGCCAAGGAGCTGCCCTTTGCCGGCGGCGGCACGGTGTGGGCCGGCAAGCGCTTCTACGAGCGCAACGACGTGCACATCAACGACTTCTACTACTGGGACACCTCGGGCTACGGCGCCGGCATCCAGGACGTGAAGCTGGGTGACACGCTGAAGTTCTCGTACGCCCTGTTCCGCAACGGCAACAGCAGCGAGAGCGCCACCACCCGCCATGACTTCCGACTGGGCGGTATCGGCCTGGGCGGCTACGGCGACCTGACCGTGGGTCTGCAGCTCAACACCGCCGATGCCACCTCCGCCGCCAAGGCGGCGGGCCAGGACAACGGCGGTCAGGCCATCACGGTGCAGCACTTCATGGGTGGCGTGCTGGGTGGCTTCAACAAGTTCGCGGTGCAGTGGGGCAAGGGCTCGGCACGCAACCTGGTGTTCGCCTACCCCGACAATGGCCAGGACGAAGCCAGCAAGACCTTCCGCGTGGTCGAAATGCTGCAGTGGCAGATCAACCCGTCCTTCAGCGGCATGGCCACCTTCGTCCACCAGGACCAGAAGGACAACTACAAGTGGACCTCGTTCGGCGTGCGCCCCGTGTGGCACGTGAGCGACTACTTCAAGGTGCAGGCCGAGTATGGCTATGACCAAGTCACCCCGACCTCGGGCGACGACATCAACCGCCAGACCCGCCGCCTGAGCAAGTTCACCATCGCGCCCACCATCGTGGCCGGCCGCGGCTTCTGGGCCCGTCCGGAGCTGCGTCTGTTCTACACCTATGCCAAGTGGAACGACGCCGCCCGCGATCTGTGGGGTGGCGTGGCCGGTGGCACCAGCGGCCGCTTCGGCAGCGACACCAACGGTTCGACGATCGGCTTCCAGGTCGAATCCTGGTGGTGA